One region of Malania oleifera isolate guangnan ecotype guangnan chromosome 6, ASM2987363v1, whole genome shotgun sequence genomic DNA includes:
- the LOC131157116 gene encoding auxin-binding protein ABP19a-like: MNLFPIFIIYFLLFFSSPSYASVLDFCVADPTLPDGPAGYSCKKPATVTVNDFVFSGLGVAGNTSNLIKAAVTPAFAPQFPGVNGLGVSIARLDLAVGGVVPMHTHPGGSEVLLVVQGSISAGFISSANTVYYKSLNKGDIMVFPQGLLHFQVNAGVSPALAFASFSSPTPGLQILDYALFGNNLPSMLIEKVTFLDDAQVKKLKGVLGGTG; encoded by the coding sequence ATGAATCTCTTCCCAATCTTTattatctattttcttctcttcttctcttctccctcCTATGCTTCCGTGCTAGACTTCTGCGTTGCAGACCCCACTCTCCCCGATGGACCTGCAGGCTACTCATGCAAGAAACCGGCAACAGTCACCGTAAATGACTTTGTGTTTTCTGGCCTAGGAGTCGCCGGAAACACCTCAAACTTAATCAAAGCTGCAGTGACTCCGGCATTTGCTCCTCAGTTTCCTGGTGTGAACGGTCTCGGCGTTTCCATTGCTCGCCTTGACCTAGCAGTTGGCGGGGTTGTGCCAATGCACACACACCCTGGAGGTTCAGAAGTCTTACTTGTTGTGCAAGGCTCAATTAGTGCTGGGTTCATCTCTTCAGCTAACACAGTTTACTACAAATCACTTAATAAAGGGGATATTATGGTTTTCCCACAAGGTTTGTTGCATTTCCAGGTGAATGCAGGTGTGTCTCCGGCCCTTGCATTTGCTAGCTTCAGCAGTCCGACCCCTGGTCTCCAAATCCTTGACTACGCTTTGTTTGGAAACAATTTGCCTTCTATGTTGATAGAGAAAGTCACCTTCCTTGATGATGCTCAGGTTAAGAAGCTCAAGGGTGTTCTTGGTGGCACGGGATAA